Proteins from a single region of Streptomyces sp. Tu 3180:
- a CDS encoding DUF3017 domain-containing protein, which yields MSPEQNAPGAGERDEEITVRDPVSAPDAEGRPRRATRRFPLFTRDTARPEGGGRAAPGDAPAPARQWPILAVLLTVGLGLLLTALDLSRLGTLLVGAALLAGAVLRWLVPDVGMLAVRSRFTDIVTYGALGLAIALLALMVQPDPLLEIPFLKDTLHFTVSG from the coding sequence GTGTCGCCTGAGCAGAACGCCCCGGGAGCCGGGGAGCGGGACGAGGAGATCACGGTCCGCGACCCCGTCAGCGCGCCGGACGCCGAGGGCCGGCCGCGCCGCGCCACCCGCCGGTTCCCGCTGTTCACCCGGGACACCGCGCGCCCCGAGGGCGGTGGCCGGGCCGCCCCCGGCGACGCCCCCGCGCCCGCCCGCCAGTGGCCGATCCTCGCCGTGCTGCTCACGGTCGGACTGGGGCTGCTGCTGACCGCGCTCGACCTGTCCCGGCTCGGCACCCTGCTGGTCGGCGCGGCGCTGCTGGCCGGGGCCGTGCTGCGGTGGCTGGTGCCGGACGTCGGCATGCTCGCGGTGCGCTCCCGCTTCACGGACATCGTCACGTACGGCGCGCTGGGCCTGGCGATCGCGCTGCTGGCGCTGATGGTGCAGCCGGACCCGCTGCTGGAGATCCCGTTCCTGAAGGACACGCTGCACTTCACGGTCAGCGGCTAG
- a CDS encoding aldehyde dehydrogenase family protein: MADSTELQARDTIHAGGEWRAALSGATREILDPADALPFAVVAEGDEKDTDLAVAAARRAFDEGPWPRTPAAERAALLHRVAELLVRDREELGLLESRDAGKTVEEGRVDIDCVADAFRYFAGLVAAEAPGRVVDAGSPDVHSVVVHEPVGVCALITPWNYPLLQASWKIAPALAAGNTFVVKPSEITPLTTVALIGLLIEAGLPAGVANIVTGPGHTVGARLAEHPDVDLVSFTGGLVSGTKVAQAAAPGVKKVALELGGKNPNVVFADACATEEGFDTAVDQALNAAFIHSGQVCSAGARLIVEESVHGRFVAELARRAERIRLGRGTEQGVECGPLVSAQQRAKVEAYVTSALAEGAVLRCGGKRPEPSAERPEGGYFYEPTVLDRCHRGMRVVREEVFGPVLTVETFRTEDEAVALANDTEYGLAGAVWTADAGRARRVAGRLRHGTVWINDFHPYLPQAEWGGFGKSGVGRELGPAGLAEYREAKHVYQNLAPKPVRWFAG, translated from the coding sequence ATGGCGGACAGCACGGAACTCCAGGCACGCGACACCATCCACGCGGGGGGCGAATGGCGGGCGGCCCTCTCGGGGGCCACGCGCGAGATCCTCGACCCCGCGGACGCCCTGCCGTTCGCCGTGGTCGCCGAGGGCGACGAGAAGGACACCGACCTCGCGGTGGCCGCCGCCCGGCGCGCCTTCGACGAGGGGCCGTGGCCGCGCACACCCGCCGCCGAGCGGGCCGCGCTGCTGCACCGCGTCGCCGAACTGCTCGTGCGGGACCGGGAGGAGCTCGGCCTGCTGGAGAGCCGGGACGCGGGCAAGACCGTCGAGGAGGGGCGCGTCGACATCGACTGCGTCGCCGACGCCTTCCGCTACTTCGCGGGCCTGGTCGCCGCCGAGGCGCCCGGACGGGTCGTCGACGCGGGCTCGCCCGACGTCCACAGCGTCGTCGTGCACGAGCCGGTCGGCGTCTGCGCGCTGATCACGCCCTGGAACTACCCTCTGCTCCAGGCCAGTTGGAAGATCGCCCCGGCCCTCGCGGCGGGCAACACCTTCGTGGTCAAGCCCAGCGAGATCACCCCGCTGACCACCGTCGCGCTCATCGGGCTGCTGATCGAGGCGGGCCTGCCGGCCGGGGTCGCCAACATCGTCACCGGGCCCGGCCACACCGTCGGCGCCCGGCTCGCCGAGCACCCCGACGTCGACCTGGTCTCCTTCACCGGCGGGCTGGTCAGCGGCACCAAGGTCGCCCAGGCCGCCGCCCCGGGCGTGAAGAAGGTCGCCCTCGAACTCGGCGGCAAGAACCCGAACGTCGTCTTCGCCGACGCCTGCGCCACCGAGGAGGGCTTCGACACCGCCGTCGACCAGGCCCTCAACGCCGCGTTCATCCACAGCGGCCAGGTCTGCTCGGCGGGCGCGCGGCTGATCGTCGAGGAGTCGGTCCACGGCCGCTTCGTCGCCGAACTCGCCCGCCGCGCCGAGCGGATCAGGCTCGGCCGGGGCACCGAGCAGGGCGTCGAGTGCGGACCGCTGGTCTCCGCGCAGCAGCGCGCGAAGGTCGAGGCGTACGTCACCTCCGCGCTCGCCGAGGGCGCGGTGCTGCGCTGCGGCGGCAAGCGGCCGGAGCCGTCCGCCGAGCGCCCCGAGGGGGGCTACTTCTACGAGCCGACCGTCCTCGACCGCTGCCACCGCGGGATGCGGGTCGTGCGCGAGGAGGTCTTCGGGCCGGTCCTCACCGTCGAGACCTTCCGCACCGAGGACGAGGCCGTCGCCCTCGCCAACGACACCGAGTACGGGCTGGCCGGCGCCGTCTGGACCGCCGACGCGGGCCGCGCCCGCCGCGTGGCCGGACGGCTGCGCCACGGCACCGTGTGGATCAACGACTTCCACCCCTACCTCCCGCAGGCGGAGTGGGGCGGCTTCGGCAAGAGCGGGGTGGGCCGCGAGCTCGGCCCGGCCGGTCTCGCCGAGTACCGCGAGGCCAAGCACGTCTACCAGAACCTGGCACCGAAGCCGGTGCGCTGGTTCGCCGGCTGA
- a CDS encoding malate dehydrogenase: protein MTRTPVNVTVTGAAGQIGYALLFRIASGQLLGADVPVKLRLLEITPALKAAEGTAMELDDCAFPLLQGIDITDDPNVAFDGANVALLVGARPRTKGMERGDLLEANGGIFKPQGQAINAHAADDIRVLVVGNPANTNALIAQAAAPDVPAERFTAMTRLDHNRALTQLSKKTGVPVSEIKKLTIWGNHSATQYPDIFHATVAGKNAAEVVNDEKWLAEDFIPTVAKRGAAIIEARGASSAASAANAAIDHVYSWVNGTDEGDWVSMGIPSDGSYGVPEGLISSFPVTVKDGKYEIVQGLEINEFSRARIDASVKELEEEREAVRGLGLI, encoded by the coding sequence ATGACCCGCACTCCCGTGAACGTCACCGTCACCGGCGCGGCCGGCCAGATCGGTTACGCCCTGCTCTTCCGCATCGCCTCCGGCCAGCTGCTCGGCGCGGACGTGCCGGTCAAGCTGCGCCTGCTGGAGATCACCCCGGCGCTCAAGGCCGCCGAGGGCACGGCCATGGAGCTGGACGACTGCGCGTTCCCGCTCCTGCAGGGCATCGACATCACGGACGACCCGAACGTCGCCTTCGACGGCGCCAACGTCGCCCTCCTGGTCGGCGCCCGCCCGCGCACCAAGGGCATGGAGCGCGGTGACCTCCTCGAGGCCAACGGCGGCATCTTCAAGCCGCAGGGCCAGGCCATCAACGCCCACGCCGCGGACGACATCCGCGTCCTGGTCGTCGGCAACCCGGCCAACACCAACGCGCTGATCGCCCAGGCCGCCGCCCCGGACGTCCCGGCCGAGCGGTTCACCGCCATGACCCGCCTGGACCACAACCGCGCGCTGACCCAGCTGTCGAAGAAGACCGGCGTCCCGGTCTCCGAGATCAAGAAGCTGACGATCTGGGGCAACCACTCCGCCACCCAGTACCCGGACATCTTCCACGCCACCGTCGCCGGCAAGAACGCCGCGGAGGTCGTGAACGACGAGAAGTGGCTGGCCGAGGACTTCATCCCGACCGTCGCCAAGCGCGGCGCCGCGATCATCGAGGCCCGCGGCGCGTCGTCGGCCGCCTCCGCCGCCAACGCCGCCATCGACCACGTCTACTCCTGGGTCAACGGCACCGACGAGGGCGACTGGGTCTCCATGGGCATCCCGTCGGACGGCTCCTACGGCGTCCCGGAGGGCCTGATCTCCTCCTTCCCGGTCACCGTGAAGGACGGCAAGTACGAGATCGTCCAGGGCCTGGAGATCAACGAGTTCTCCCGCGCCCGCATCGACGCCTCTGTCAAGGAGCTCGAGGAGGAGCGCGAGGCGGTCCGCGGCCTCGGCCTCATCTGA
- a CDS encoding GMC oxidoreductase → MSDHTRAQEYDYVVVGGGTAGSVIASRLTENPDVTVAVIEGGPSDVGREDVLTLRRWMGLLGGELDYDYPTTEQPRGNSHIRHSRARVLGGCSSHNTLIAFKPLPSDWDEWEAAGAKGWGAVQMEAYYARLKNNIVPVDEKDRNAIARDFVDSAQAALGVPRVEGFNRKPFTEGVGFFDLAYHPEDNKRSSASVAYLHPVMDERPNLTLMLETWAYRLELNGTRAEGVHVRTGDGEEILVRARGEVVLCAGAVDSPRLLLHSGIGPGADLEALGIPVAHDLPGVGENLLDHPESVIVWETNGPIPENSAMDSDAGLFVRRDPEHAGPDLMFHFYQIPFTDNPERLGYRRPEFGVSMTPNVPKPRSRGRLYLTSADPGVKPALDFRYFTDEDDYDGRTLVDGIRIAREIARTEPLAGWLKREVCPGPDVTGDEELSEYARKVAHTVYHPAGTCRMGAADDEQAVVDPELRIRGLEGIRIADASVFPTMTAVNPMIGVLMVGERAVDLIGGGA, encoded by the coding sequence ATGTCCGACCACACCCGCGCACAGGAATACGACTACGTCGTCGTCGGCGGCGGGACCGCCGGTTCCGTCATCGCCTCCCGGCTGACCGAGAACCCGGACGTCACCGTCGCCGTCATCGAGGGCGGCCCCAGCGACGTCGGCCGCGAGGACGTGCTGACCCTGCGCCGCTGGATGGGCCTGCTCGGCGGCGAACTGGACTACGACTACCCCACCACCGAGCAGCCGCGCGGCAACTCGCACATCCGGCACAGCCGCGCCCGCGTCCTCGGCGGCTGCTCCTCGCACAACACGCTCATCGCGTTCAAGCCGCTGCCGTCCGACTGGGACGAGTGGGAGGCGGCCGGCGCCAAGGGCTGGGGCGCCGTGCAGATGGAGGCGTACTACGCCCGGCTGAAGAACAACATCGTCCCGGTCGACGAGAAGGACCGGAACGCCATCGCCCGCGACTTCGTCGACTCCGCGCAGGCCGCGCTCGGCGTGCCGCGCGTCGAGGGCTTCAACCGGAAACCGTTCACCGAGGGCGTCGGCTTCTTCGACCTCGCCTACCACCCGGAGGACAACAAGCGTTCGTCGGCGTCGGTGGCCTACCTCCACCCGGTGATGGACGAGCGCCCCAACCTGACGCTGATGCTGGAGACCTGGGCGTACCGGCTGGAGCTGAACGGCACCCGCGCCGAGGGCGTCCACGTGCGCACCGGGGACGGCGAGGAGATCCTCGTCAGGGCGCGCGGCGAGGTCGTCCTCTGCGCCGGCGCCGTCGACTCGCCCCGGCTGCTGCTGCACTCCGGCATCGGCCCCGGGGCCGACCTGGAGGCGCTCGGCATACCCGTGGCCCACGACCTGCCCGGCGTCGGCGAGAACCTGCTCGACCACCCCGAGTCGGTGATCGTCTGGGAGACGAACGGACCCATCCCGGAGAACTCCGCGATGGACTCCGACGCCGGCCTGTTCGTGCGCCGCGACCCCGAGCACGCGGGCCCCGACCTGATGTTCCACTTCTACCAGATCCCGTTCACGGACAACCCGGAGCGACTGGGCTACCGGCGGCCGGAGTTCGGCGTCTCCATGACCCCGAACGTCCCCAAGCCCCGGTCCCGCGGCCGGCTCTACCTCACCAGCGCCGACCCCGGGGTCAAGCCCGCCCTCGACTTCCGCTACTTCACCGACGAGGACGACTACGACGGCCGCACCCTCGTCGACGGGATCAGGATCGCCCGGGAGATCGCGAGGACCGAGCCGCTGGCCGGCTGGCTCAAGCGCGAGGTGTGCCCCGGTCCGGACGTCACCGGCGACGAGGAGCTGAGCGAGTACGCCCGCAAGGTCGCCCACACCGTCTACCACCCGGCCGGCACCTGCAGGATGGGCGCCGCGGACGACGAACAGGCCGTGGTCGACCCCGAGTTGCGGATCAGGGGCCTGGAGGGCATCCGGATCGCCGACGCCTCCGTCTTCCCGACCATGACCGCCGTGAACCCGATGATCGGGGTGCTGATGGTCGGTGAGCGGGCCGTCGACCTGATCGGGGGTGGTGCGTGA
- a CDS encoding XRE family transcriptional regulator yields the protein MPDELDPQIREFTSQLRRVVDRSGLSVASVADRTGYSKTSWERYLNGRLLAPKRAIVALAEVTGTNPMHLTTMWELAERAWSRSEMRHDMTMEAIRISQARAALSELAGPPTGAGGKARGGAAVRPGVAGPAGVSPSVPPQPTAADVRDASGGVRQDAGRGGSPGAHAWGADGPAGPPRPGRRGAGAGAAPPRGTAGRAGGSGGRRRTSTFIAGAVGALVVIAAALYVTGTEDGKKKDDAVTTPSPTATADANLPAGVKCSGDSCTGKDAEAMGCSGELVTTARTATVGATTVEVRYSETCGAAWGRITQAAQGDKVEISAGGAKQGDTITEAGDPVAYTPMVAVEGATQAKACAVLASGEQGCTE from the coding sequence TTGCCGGATGAACTCGATCCGCAGATCAGGGAGTTCACGAGCCAGCTCAGGCGGGTGGTGGACCGCAGCGGCCTGAGCGTCGCGTCGGTCGCCGACCGCACGGGCTACAGCAAGACGTCCTGGGAACGCTACCTGAACGGCCGGCTGCTCGCGCCCAAGCGCGCGATCGTCGCCCTGGCCGAGGTCACCGGGACCAACCCGATGCACCTGACCACCATGTGGGAGCTCGCCGAGCGCGCCTGGAGCCGCTCGGAGATGCGTCACGACATGACGATGGAGGCGATCCGGATCTCGCAGGCGCGCGCCGCGCTCAGCGAGCTCGCCGGTCCGCCGACGGGCGCGGGCGGCAAGGCCCGCGGGGGCGCCGCGGTCCGTCCGGGGGTCGCGGGACCGGCCGGCGTCTCGCCGAGCGTGCCGCCGCAGCCGACCGCGGCCGACGTCCGCGACGCCTCCGGCGGTGTCCGGCAGGACGCCGGGCGGGGCGGCTCGCCCGGTGCGCACGCGTGGGGCGCCGACGGGCCCGCCGGGCCGCCGCGGCCGGGCCGCCGCGGCGCCGGAGCCGGGGCCGCGCCGCCCCGGGGCACGGCCGGCCGCGCCGGCGGTTCCGGCGGCAGGCGGCGCACCTCGACGTTCATCGCCGGTGCCGTGGGTGCGCTGGTGGTGATAGCCGCCGCGCTCTACGTCACCGGGACCGAGGACGGCAAGAAGAAGGACGACGCCGTCACGACCCCCTCGCCCACCGCCACCGCCGATGCGAACCTGCCCGCCGGCGTGAAGTGCAGCGGCGACAGCTGCACGGGCAAGGACGCCGAGGCCATGGGGTGCAGCGGCGAGCTCGTGACCACCGCCCGGACCGCGACCGTCGGCGCCACCACCGTGGAGGTCCGCTACAGCGAGACCTGCGGCGCGGCGTGGGGGCGCATCACCCAGGCCGCGCAGGGCGACAAGGTCGAGATCAGCGCGGGCGGGGCGAAGCAGGGCGACACCATCACCGAGGCCGGCGACCCGGTCGCGTACACCCCGATGGTGGCGGTCGAGGGCGCGACGCAGGCGAAGGCCTGCGCGGTGCTCGCCTCCGGCGAGCAGGGCTGCACGGAGTAG
- a CDS encoding glycine betaine/L-proline ABC transporter ATP-binding protein, producing the protein MGTSTTTAGAGHTPVFSVDGLWKVFGPKADRVPGDPELAALGPAELRSRTGCTAAVRDVGFDVRKGEVFVVMGLSGSGKSTLVRCLTRLVEPTAGTIAIDGEDVRAMDKARLRELRRHRAAMVFQHFGLLPHRTVLDNVAYGLEIQGVGRAERRERAAEVVAKVGLEGMEQRRPAQLSGGQRQRVGLARALAVDPEVLLFDEPFSALDPLIRRDMQEEVVRLHREEGRTMVFITHDLGEALKLGDRIALMRDGRVVQLGTPEEIVGSPADDYVRAFVRDVPREQVMTVRTAMRPAGSAEEAGSGPAVRPDATVSEAIEAVARAGGPARVLDAGRCVGVVDSDALLSVVAGTEPPAGPELPAGTEPSAGTEPSEEAV; encoded by the coding sequence ATGGGTACCTCCACCACCACCGCCGGCGCGGGCCACACCCCCGTCTTCTCCGTCGACGGCCTGTGGAAGGTCTTCGGCCCGAAGGCCGACCGCGTCCCCGGCGATCCCGAGCTCGCCGCCCTCGGTCCGGCCGAGCTGCGCTCCCGCACCGGCTGCACGGCCGCCGTCCGGGACGTGGGCTTCGACGTCCGCAAGGGCGAGGTCTTCGTCGTCATGGGGCTGTCCGGCTCCGGCAAGTCCACCCTGGTGCGCTGCCTGACCCGGCTGGTCGAGCCGACCGCCGGCACCATCGCCATCGACGGCGAGGACGTCCGCGCCATGGACAAGGCACGGCTGCGCGAGCTGCGCCGTCACCGCGCCGCCATGGTCTTCCAGCACTTCGGCCTGCTGCCGCACCGCACCGTCCTCGACAACGTGGCCTACGGCCTGGAGATCCAGGGCGTCGGCAGGGCGGAACGCCGCGAACGGGCCGCCGAGGTCGTCGCCAAGGTCGGCCTGGAGGGCATGGAGCAGCGCCGGCCCGCCCAGCTGTCCGGCGGTCAGCGCCAGCGCGTCGGACTGGCCCGCGCGCTCGCCGTCGACCCGGAGGTGCTGCTGTTCGACGAGCCGTTCAGCGCGCTCGACCCGCTCATCCGGCGCGACATGCAGGAGGAGGTGGTCCGGCTGCACCGCGAGGAGGGCCGCACGATGGTCTTCATCACCCATGACCTCGGCGAGGCCCTGAAGCTGGGCGACCGCATCGCCCTGATGCGCGACGGCCGCGTGGTCCAGCTCGGCACCCCCGAGGAGATCGTGGGCTCGCCCGCCGACGACTACGTCCGCGCGTTCGTCCGGGACGTCCCGCGCGAGCAGGTCATGACCGTCCGGACGGCCATGCGCCCCGCCGGCTCCGCCGAGGAGGCCGGCAGCGGCCCGGCGGTGCGCCCCGACGCCACGGTGTCGGAGGCCATCGAGGCCGTCGCCCGCGCGGGCGGCCCGGCCCGGGTCCTCGACGCGGGCCGCTGTGTGGGCGTCGTCGACTCCGATGCGCTGCTGTCGGTCGTGGCCGGTACCGAGCCGCCCGCCGGACCGGAGCTTCCCGCGGGAACGGAGCCGTCCGCCGGAACGGAGCCGTCCGAGGAGGCGGTCTGA
- a CDS encoding bifunctional methylenetetrahydrofolate dehydrogenase/methenyltetrahydrofolate cyclohydrolase, whose translation MTAQILDGKATAAEIKSDLTARVAALKEKGVTPGLGTILVGDDPGSQKYVAGKHRDCAQVGIASIQRELPGTATQEEIEAVVRELNEDPACTGYIVQLPLPKGIDENRILELMDPGKDADGLHPMNLGRLVLNEPAPLPCTPNGIITLLRRHGVEIKGAEVVVVGRGVTIGRPMPLLLTRRSENATVTQCHTGTRDLSAHLRRADIIVAAAGSAHLIRPEDVKPGAAVLDVGVSRSAEGKIVGDVHPGVAEVAGWVAPNPGGVGPMTRAQLLVNVVEAAERGVA comes from the coding sequence ATGACCGCCCAGATTCTCGATGGCAAGGCCACCGCAGCCGAGATCAAGTCCGATCTGACCGCCCGCGTGGCGGCGCTGAAGGAGAAGGGCGTCACGCCCGGCCTCGGCACGATCCTCGTCGGGGACGACCCCGGCAGCCAGAAGTACGTCGCCGGAAAGCACCGGGACTGCGCCCAGGTCGGCATCGCCTCCATCCAGCGCGAACTGCCGGGCACGGCGACGCAGGAGGAGATCGAGGCGGTCGTCCGCGAGCTGAACGAGGACCCGGCGTGCACCGGTTACATCGTCCAGCTGCCGCTGCCCAAGGGCATCGACGAGAACCGCATCCTCGAACTGATGGACCCGGGCAAGGACGCCGACGGTCTCCACCCGATGAACCTCGGCCGCCTCGTCCTCAACGAGCCGGCCCCGCTGCCCTGCACCCCCAACGGCATCATCACCCTGCTGCGCCGCCACGGCGTGGAGATCAAGGGCGCCGAGGTCGTGGTCGTCGGCCGCGGCGTGACCATCGGCCGTCCGATGCCGCTGCTGCTGACCCGGCGCAGCGAGAACGCCACCGTGACCCAGTGCCACACCGGCACCCGTGACCTGTCGGCCCACCTGAGGAGGGCGGACATCATCGTGGCCGCCGCCGGTTCGGCCCACCTGATCCGCCCGGAGGACGTCAAGCCCGGCGCGGCCGTCCTGGACGTCGGCGTCTCCCGCAGCGCCGAGGGCAAGATCGTGGGCGACGTCCACCCGGGCGTGGCCGAGGTGGCCGGCTGGGTCGCCCCCAACCCCGGCGGTGTCGGCCCGATGACCCGGGCCCAGCTGCTGGTCAACGTGGTCGAGGCGGCGGAGCGCGGTGTCGCCTGA
- the purH gene encoding bifunctional phosphoribosylaminoimidazolecarboxamide formyltransferase/IMP cyclohydrolase: MTAESNKRAIRRALVSVYDKTGLEDLARGLHEAGVELVSTGSTAARIAAAGVPVAKVEELTGFPECLDGRVKTLHPKVHAGILADLRLEDHRRQLAELGVEPFDLVVVNLYPFRETVASGATPDECVEQIDIGGPSMVRAAAKNHPSVAVVTSPARYGDVLAAVKDGGFDLAARKRLAAEAFRHTAAYDVAVASWFASDYAPVDDSQFPDFLGATWERKNTLRYGENPHQPAALYVSGTGGLAEAEQLHGKEMSYNNYTDTDAALRAAYDHDGPAVAIIKHANPCGIATGADVAEAHRKAHACDPLSAFGGVIAVNRPVSKEMAEQVAEIFTEVIVAPDYEEGALEALTKKKNIRVLRCPDRPSAPVEVRAIDGGALLQVTDRLQAEGDDPAHWTLATGEALGAEELQQLVFAWKACRAVKSNAILLAKDGASVGVGMGQVNRVDSAKLAVERAGAERAAGSYAASDAFFPFPDGLEILTEAGVKAVVQPGGSVRDELVVEAAKKAGVTMYFTGTRHFFH; the protein is encoded by the coding sequence GTGACCGCCGAGAGCAACAAGCGGGCCATCCGACGGGCGCTCGTCAGCGTCTACGACAAGACCGGCCTCGAGGACCTCGCGCGCGGCCTGCACGAGGCGGGCGTGGAGCTCGTCTCCACCGGGTCCACCGCCGCGAGGATCGCCGCCGCGGGCGTCCCCGTCGCCAAGGTCGAGGAGCTCACCGGCTTCCCCGAGTGCCTGGACGGCCGCGTCAAGACCCTGCACCCGAAGGTCCACGCCGGCATCCTCGCCGACCTGCGCCTGGAGGACCACCGGCGGCAGCTCGCCGAGCTGGGCGTGGAGCCGTTCGACCTGGTCGTCGTCAACCTCTACCCGTTCCGCGAGACCGTCGCCTCCGGCGCGACGCCCGACGAGTGCGTGGAGCAGATCGACATCGGCGGCCCGTCCATGGTGCGCGCCGCCGCCAAGAACCACCCCTCGGTCGCCGTGGTCACCAGCCCCGCCCGCTACGGCGACGTCCTCGCCGCGGTGAAGGACGGCGGCTTCGACCTCGCCGCCCGCAAGCGGCTGGCCGCCGAGGCGTTCCGGCACACGGCCGCGTACGACGTGGCGGTCGCCTCCTGGTTCGCCTCCGACTACGCCCCCGTGGACGACTCGCAGTTCCCCGACTTCCTCGGCGCCACCTGGGAGCGCAAGAACACCCTGCGCTACGGCGAGAACCCGCACCAGCCCGCCGCGCTGTACGTCTCGGGCACCGGCGGCCTCGCCGAGGCCGAGCAGCTGCACGGCAAGGAGATGTCCTACAACAACTACACGGACACCGACGCCGCCCTGCGCGCCGCCTACGACCACGACGGGCCGGCCGTCGCGATCATCAAGCACGCCAACCCGTGCGGCATCGCGACCGGCGCGGACGTCGCCGAGGCGCACCGCAAGGCGCACGCCTGCGACCCGCTGTCCGCGTTCGGCGGCGTGATCGCCGTGAACCGGCCGGTCAGCAAGGAGATGGCCGAGCAGGTCGCGGAGATCTTCACCGAGGTCATCGTCGCGCCGGACTACGAGGAGGGCGCCCTCGAGGCCCTCACCAAGAAGAAGAACATCCGCGTGCTGCGCTGCCCCGACCGCCCGTCCGCCCCGGTCGAGGTCAGGGCCATCGACGGCGGTGCGCTGCTCCAGGTCACCGACCGGCTCCAGGCCGAGGGCGACGACCCGGCGCACTGGACGCTGGCGACCGGTGAGGCGCTCGGCGCGGAGGAGCTCCAGCAGCTCGTCTTCGCCTGGAAGGCCTGCCGCGCGGTGAAGTCCAACGCGATCCTGCTCGCCAAGGACGGCGCCTCCGTCGGCGTCGGCATGGGCCAGGTCAACCGCGTCGACTCCGCGAAGCTGGCCGTCGAGCGGGCCGGCGCCGAGCGCGCGGCCGGTTCCTACGCCGCCTCGGACGCGTTCTTCCCGTTCCCCGACGGCCTGGAGATCCTCACCGAGGCCGGCGTGAAGGCCGTGGTCCAGCCCGGCGGTTCGGTCCGCGACGAGCTGGTCGTCGAGGCCGCGAAGAAGGCCGGCGTCACGATGTACTTCACCGGGACGCGCCACTTCTTCCACTGA